One genomic segment of Sminthopsis crassicaudata isolate SCR6 chromosome 2, ASM4859323v1, whole genome shotgun sequence includes these proteins:
- the GHITM gene encoding growth hormone-inducible transmembrane protein gives MLAARFACLRTLALPSRTFYPTLNQTSPALRNSIVKTNQWLLQSNRGYATKSRFGVRRGKTGQEIKEAAFEPSAERVFKIDQMGRWFVAGGAAVGLGALCYYGLGMSDEIGAIEKAVIWPQYVKDRIHATYMYFAGSVGLTALSAIAVSRSPALMNFMLKGSWMTIGATFVAMIGAGMLVHSISYEQSPGPKHLAWMLHSGVMGTVVAPLTLLGGPLILKALWYTAGIVGGLSTVAMCAPSEKFLNMGAPLGVGLGVVFVSSLGSMFLPPTTALGAGLYSVAIYGGLVLFSMFLLHDTQKVIRRAEIVPMYGTDRYDPINSMMGIYMDTLNIFMRVATMLATGSNRKK, from the exons ATGTTGGCTGCAAGGTTTGCATGTCTCCGGACCCTGGCCCTGCCTTCCAGGACTTTCTACCCAACACTGAACCAGACCTCTCCTGCTCTGAGGAATTCCATTGTGAAGACGAATCAATGGCTCTTGCAATCCAACAGA GGCTATGCCACCAAATCAAGATTTGGGGTCCGACGTGGAAAAACTGGCCAAGAAATTAAGGAAGCAGCATTTGAACCATCAGCAGAAAGAGTATTTAAAA TTGATCAGATGGGAAGATGGTTTGTTGCTGGAGGAGCCGCTGTTGGTCTTGGAGCACTTTGCTACTATGGCTTGGGAATGTCAGATGAGATTGGGGCAATTGAAAAGGCAGT aatttGGCCACAGTATGTAAAGGATAGAATTCATGCCACTTACATGTATTTCGCAGGAAGTGTTGGTTTAACAGCATTGTCTGCCATAGCAGTTAGCCGATCACCTGCTTTAATGAACTTTATGTTGAAGGGCTCCTGGATG acaattGGAGCAACTTTTGTAGCCATGATTGGAGCTGGAATGCTGGTTCACTCAATATCATATGAACAGAGCCCAGGTCCAAAACATCTTGCTTGGATGTTGCATTCTG GTGTCATGGGTACAGTGGTGGCCCCTCTGACTTTGTTGGGTGGCCCTCTGATCCTCAAAGCTCTTTGGTATACAGCAGGCATTGTGGGCGGCCTCTCTACTGTAGCCATGTGTGCGCCTAGTGAAAAATTTCTAAATATGGGAGCACCACTAGGAGTGGGCCTAggtgttgtttttgtttcttctctgg GATCTATGTTTCTACCACCTACCACCGCACTTGGTGCTGGTCTTTATTCTGTGGCAATTTATGGTGGATTAGTTCTTTTTAGCATGTTCCTTCTACATGATACCCAAAAAGTCATCCGGCGTGCAGAAATAGTGCCAATGTATGGCACAGATAGATATGATCCTATTAATTC GATGATGGGAATCTACATGGATACACTGAATATCTTTATGCGAGTTGCCACCATGCTAGCAACTGGGAGCAACAGGAAGAAATGA